The Poecilia reticulata strain Guanapo linkage group LG1, Guppy_female_1.0+MT, whole genome shotgun sequence DNA window atctttctcctcctcttcctccttcaccCTCTGCCTCTGCGTGGCGGCAAACTCATAaatctcctccagctcctgctcATTCACTCGCTCCTCGCCAATTTCTCCATCGCCCGTGGCGACCTCGTCCTCTGGTCGATCCTCCTCCGACCGTCCGCCTCCGTCCGAGTCCTCCTCGTTCCACATGGATCGAAGGAGCTCCACGAAGGCCCGGTCCGTTTGGTTGTTGACGTTTTCTTCCTGGTTTACGTCGAGCCCATCGTCTCCCGCCGCCGCCACCATGTTCTCCGGTTGGAAACGACacagctgctccagctcctgCAGGTCAAACCTGGAGACGCAGGCGTTGAGCGTAAACGCGACTCAAActtaaatagtttaaattttGACCAGGGATCAACGACCTGAGGCTCTGGAGCTGTAAGTGCCTCTTAACTACGGCTGGAGAAAAACTAACGAACCgactgatgttttaaatgtaaataaacataaactggTTTTAGCAGACGCCAAAAGTATCAATGATatcgcttcttttttttactgaactttCCACATGTATCAACATTCcatagaagaaaatgtatgcATCCTCTTTTagcaaaagttttgtttttctttactaagacctaaaactggaaataaaattgtaatgtgacaaatttaataaattatacatcagaaaatgattttgtctttttatcaaCAGAGACATTTGTGGCTCTACACAAGTTCTACTTAGGTGGACtgattggggggaaaaaaggctcTTTGGATATCAGAAGTCATAGACCCTTGAAATAGGCCGATGTGAAACAGGaatatgatttgatttaaatatttctattaaacCTGAAGATTTAGAATACAGCCTTTTTGCACATTGGTCAAGACCAGAGCTCCTTCTTCTTGCCACCTACATTAACTAttgctaattttaaaaacaagaaaaagcagCTGGACTCCATATTTAGTCAGCTGACACCTGGTTGCTCTGGATTTTATCATCCAGAGCAGTATGATTAGTGAATTCAAATAGACATTACACTCTTGGATTTCTCTTTGTAAACCATTTCTGAAAACGACGTTAACAATTATAAATCACTGACTATCACACAGAATCTCAACTAAACACGTCAGAGTTTGTGGTTTCAGGTGTGTGGAGCTGACCTGGATGCCAGCTCCAGGACGTGAGGCCGCAGCGACGCAGCGATGCAGCAGCGGGCGGTGTAGAGGTACCGCAGCACAGCCAGCACCGCCTGACCCGGCACGTCGCTTAGCAACACCCTCTGAGCCGCGGCCGAGCCCTCTTCCTGCACGCCGAACCCACTTTCATGCACCTGGAAGAGGAGGGACGGATCACAGAAAGTTAAACTCCGTCTTAATCTATCAGAGCAGAAGACAGTCACAGGTTTGCAATATTTCACGGTTTTTGGTACAAATTTTCAcctcaaagaaagaaaaacagttaaagGATGCAGATTTATATGAGATATATGTCTATTTGTGGTCATCATAAATGAGACTACATCTATGTATTCCCCAACTAAAgtttacaaatattattttttatagtacaaataattttaatagcTTTACTTTACTTGTAAAACCTACTCAAAAATACAAACCTAAACTACACCTAGCCACATATCCGGTTGAAAATGAAACCTCAGAAAAGGGGCGGgggaagaaaagacaaaacaaacacttttattttttttgtgtatttttccaaaattttcatgagtcaaaatgtccaataaaagaaaaaaaaaatctgtttataattttaaaaaatagaataaataatttagcttgggaaaatctaaaaattgtatgactcatttttattttccccatacACATtgggtataaaaaaaatgttcaaatcaaatTCTGGATTTTTCAAAGAGTGCATAGAAACCctgaaaaatgaattattattgattaaacTGAGTCTGTATACATCATCTGGCTGGATTAAGGAAAATCCATAATAATCTAACATAAGGTTTATAATTGAGAGATTGGTTCACACTAAGAAAAAGAGCAGTAGtcaaaataagttattaaaaaaccAAAGTTAAAATGACAATCATCCTTCTCAAGTAAGGAGTAATAATCACAACAAagagttaaatatttcagatgctTCCTGCTCGCTATGCCACCTTAGATATGGGGTGTAAACAacgttatttatttaaaaaagataataaCATAGAGTCTAAAAACGTTCATCACTTTACCATttcagccagcagggggcagcgaGTGTACACCATGAAGGAATGTGCAAAGTAGATCTCGCCGCTGTCCACCTGGAGCTGCAGGTCACTGAGCTGAGGGTTGTTGACCATGCTGCTCAGGTCTGAGGACAGCCTGGAGAGCGCCACCTACAGGGAAAACACCGTAACAACAGATTAAGATTACCACAGACAGgacagctgttttgtttttctttttttttttttaactcttgcTGGTTTGTAATTTACACAAgaagcaacaaaatgaaaattcatTGACATTTTTTGACAAACATGTAAGTTAAATTTAAGTCGCTGAAAACTTTGTGCTCACCGACTCATGTCTGGCTGCGTCTCGGTCTGCCTCTGGCTGGTCCGTCCTCCTCACTGCccgactgctgctgctggcggtGTTGTCCGACGGCTCGGCCTGATCCTCCGACTCTTCCTCCTGGATGAAACCGCTCAGGTGCTCGGCTGCAGAAACGGACGCAATCGAGATTTTGTCAAGATTTCACTCACAGCTTCCTTCTCATCTCTCCCGACCGTCATACAGCTCAGTCGAACCTGCCATTTTTCTCCTAATATAAGTTGCATGACAGGGTTTTACCTTTGTCTGCGTATCCGTATTGGGTCAGAGTCATGCCGTCTTCAGCCAGCTCCATCAGGTCTCGGATGGCCTGGCTTCCCACGTGGAGCTCTCCCGTCCCTGGAGCGGAGTTAGATGAGGTCTGGGAGCAGGAGGGCAGGGCGGGTGGGACAGAAGACTCCGgcttgttgttgctgctgcttgaTAAGGCCGCATCTGGCTGAAAGTGGAACAGGAGGACATTAATTAAAGAAGGATACATGATCTGTGCTTATGTAAGATTGTGTCCGTGCATcattaaaagtcttaaattcatacATCTAAAATTAGAGCCATgaaatttcttatttattttaaaaaattacgttgccctttaatattttaatcacaggtcttacaTTTTGTCGTGACAGCACGGTTTATCtcgtacatttatttatttatgttaatggaaaaacagcaaTCCATTGTTTAGTCTTTCTGAACTCAGTATTTCTAATCACATAATATCCCTTTAATGCAAATAAGAAAACGACCACGACATACCATAATACTGCCAAGTCCTTGcagttttaaacatgtttagtctgttttgtttttgttaccgtttttcctttttatttacaaaacctACACACTTTACGGTCTGTTCTGAAAACTGTTATATTGTCAAATGTACTTCCCTGACTTGTTTTGTATGTTATATATTATTTATGGCTTTTCTAGTTCAgaataagttaaaaataaataaatcttcaccGCTTTCTGTCACTCAGACGGTTGAGGCTGCCGCCAACTCACCGCTAACATACCCttgctagttagctagctagttagctttCCTGCGTCTATTAAATTTACCGCCAGTTGGCTGGATGATAAAGTTCCTGcatttttgtggaaatatagGTCATTCATTatggtcttaaaatgtcttaaatttgagttggtgaagcCTGCAGAAATCTTGTATACACGCTGGATTTCGAGTTTATTGAGAAGAAACTGAATCTTGTGCTCCGATTTAAGGTGGTCTGTAAAACGAAACGCAaagtaatataatttttttttaaaggtgggCCATCAACTTTTAAGTCAAttcaaaacatgacaaaaaaaaacccagcaaaaaAGCACGAGAATTAATCCTTTTTTCTCTATTACCTTTGTTAAGTCCGCCGTAGCAAACAAGTGCTGGAGCTCCGCAGCATAGAACTGAGACGGACAGGTGGAGCCTCCATCCAGCAGCGTGCTTTTCCGCCAGAGGGGGGCAGCACCTGTCCAGCCGGGCAGCTTGCTGGGGCATCTCGTCGGGGTGGGAGGAGAGGGCGCCCGGCGGCGAAGCAAGAGAGCAGAGACGCGTTCCTGCAGCCTCGCCAGGGCCGTCTCTGTGTCCTGAACTAGGAGGAGTGGCGGAGGACGAGGGGCggctacttttttctttctcacgcGTCCTTTAGCTGCacaaaagcagagaagaagaaatgatgGTTGAGTTGGAGTTTATGAGATTCCCCAGACTGATCCATCACCAGATGTTTGAAAGGTGCTTAAATCTAAGAAGTAGTGTTAAAGTGAAGTACATCTGGAAAATTTTCACAGCGTCTCTGTTTTTCCTTGTCTTGTTCCAAAatggattttacatttttgctaatttctttaaaaaaaataaacagatgccTTACATTTTCCAAATATAAGGCATGATTACATACCTTTACAGCCTAAAGGTAAAGGTATGTACAGAACTTTACAGCCTATTCGTCTCGAAAGGTCCCAGAAAATCTTAGTGGTGTTACCGCACCAGCATCTGGCTTCCACGTCAGCAGTGGAGTGACGGAGCTGTGAGGACCACCGCTCTGAACCTGCTGCTCCTTCTGCTGCTCCAGCAGGGAGGAGGACAGAGCCAGAGCCACCATGGTGTCCTCGTCCAGCCGGTCGGCCTTCTTCCTGGGCTTCTTCCTTGCTGGAAGCGCCGGCTCAGGCGGCGCTTTCCTCTTGATGCCGCCCGTCTCTAGGCTGGGAAGAGAAAACGGGGACAGTTTCTTCAGCTTTAAGCACTGAGGGGGCTGCAGCGTTAAAGACGCGTCCTTCACGACGGAGCGCTCACTGTGCGTTGGCGGCGACGGCAGAACTGCGGCTCTCCTCGGCCTGTCTCTGCAGAGCCTGCAGCAGAACGGCCGTAGAGATGCCCATGTCTGCGGAGCAGCGCTTCAGGTGGGCCGAGCGGCTCTTCTGGCTCTTGAACTTCTTGCCGCAGATGGGACAGTCGGGGACAGCGGAGGGCGGGGGGAGAGACGGCACGCTCTGTTCGTTCTGATCCAAACACCTGCAAGAAAAGcaaacacgttttttttaaacacagaccgTAAATCCTGTGAGGATTGAGTCTTTTCAGAAGCTCAGTTAGCTCAGATTGTCCATTCAAAGCAGTTCtggtgtgtatttatttatttttttttttttttgattatcGTCCTGCTGGAAATTCTCATTGTGTTCAAGTTTCAACCATCTGACCTAAACCGTCATCGTCAGACGAAAGGAAATTGGACAGGAtcagggctgaaatgattaattgtgatgaatcgattgttgaaataactgttagtaatcaattaattaactgactcaaaaaaaaggcaatttgctgaaagaacagaCTCAGAGCAGTAGTTAAGCcaaaacttgacaaaaaaatatatccattttgaatttaagataaaaaaataacccaaaactGTCAGAATGtaaattctgttaaaatgtaatcaaaacaaTAAACGGATCATCATCTAGTCACGCAGAAAGCTCagatttttcccacattttgatGCTGTGAGTTATTTTTCAGCTGAGAATGCGTCCTTCACTACAAATGATTAAGCATATGCTTAAGGAATGCTTTGATGTTGCATTTTgggcaataaaaatgtttattttctcaatttaaaaaaaaaacttattaagttgtttatttctgtcttttaatgtttatttctgtcttttaacGTTTATTTCTGTCTTCTAGCTGTTTTCCCTTCTAATATTGTACTTAAGGCTGAAGTTGTTAAATGAAGCatgcagattttctttaacCCATCAACTGGCTAAGACGGTGGCAGCAGGACGCTGTGGGATCGCTTTGCTGCCAGTCGTGTTCGCACACCAGACGAATTCAGTAAAACAACAACTGAAGACGACTACTTCAAAGCTGTTCAAGTCAAACGGTTTCAGAATGAATAAAGCAgctttgatttggaaaaaaatatttcttatgtctgattttgtaattatgttctTTATATGAATTCTTTTCATTTAGGTCCTTAAAATAGGAAAAtcttgtaattttatattttggtttgtcTGATGATGATGTTTCTGAATATTAATTGACTAATGTTTTGATCAGTcattcaacctttttttttagtttttttttttttttttaccaaattacttttttcactCTAACTTGAGTGATTTCTTgaatggctactttttacttttccttgagtaaaaaaaaaaataaaaaaaaattgaagtagtgctactcttagtTTAGTGCAATTAATCGGTACTCTACCCGCCTCTGCTTGCAACATGAAACACATAAAGGCAGAACATGTCCGGACCTGTTGAGGTGTTGTGTGCGCCCGTCGGGGGTCATGTGTGATAAGTCCCGGTGGCAGATCTGACAGAAGAAGAGGCCTCCGTCCTCCAGGTGCATGATCTGGGCCTCGGCCGCCTCCCTGTCCAGCTCCCGCTGCAGCCGCAGGGCCAGCGCCTCGTCACTCTCTGGGGGCTCAGAGCGGGGATCGGAGCCCCCAGAGAGCAAAACTGCCAAATAAGATAGAAGAACTGCTAAATAAAACCAACTCCTAAaaggagaacaaacagcatcaagtGGCTCTCTGGACTGTCCACAATCATTTTGAAAGACttataaatgataaagaaacaACGGACGTTTTAGaaatagatgtttttgttttgttgttgttgtttttttcagggaaTAATCACATtgaatttcaacaacaaaatgacACTACAAGTATTAGTCATTTTACTTACATCTATTTATTACTGTTAGGCTAGAAAATATTTGCTAATGCCAACTTccccaaagaagaagaaagcttaatccttatcttattttaaaacaaaaatattaacagttgtttaaaaattacaacaggATTTCTGTAGTagaatttagaaataaatgtgtgtagTATTTGTGCTTATAAGGCAGTTAAATTGTTGCTGGACTGAGGGCAAAAATGGCTTTGGGTGTCATTGAATAGTAAAGGTTGCAGACCCACGTTCTAGCAGGACACAGTTGCTTAGATCAATGCacgtgttagaatggcccagtcaaagtctagacctaaatctgaataaaactgCACACCACACACTGAGAAAAGCATCTAAAAACCAGCACCATTTTTATAACTTACATGGCTTTGTTTGAGTTGGAATAGTCGTTGCACTGCCTGCTTTCTGATCCTGTGCAGTCAGAGTACAACCGTCCTTCTTTGCTGGCCCGATTCTATTACTGTGCATCATCTTCTGCGGACTGGCTCTCTTAAACTCCTGCATCCTGAGGAGTACTTTGTCTTTTGCCCTCAGGTCTGCGTCAGGTGGAGGAACAGCAGAAGACTGAACAGCATCCCCTGAGTCACACCCAGTTCCTCCACAGACCACCTCCGATCCAGTGGGTGAAAACCCGGACAGAGAATCCTCATCCTGCTTATCAACCTTCCTCTTGTCCCCCCGGGTTGTTTGGCTGGAGCTCTGCTGTTCTTCTGCCTTCCTGCTCGGTCTGCCTGGTTCTTTCTTGCGGACGCGCTTCTGCAATTTGGAGCAGAGGTCCACAAAATCCAGCTCGGAATCGTTCATAGCGATGTCATTAGTGTTGCATTACAGG harbors:
- the slx4 gene encoding structure-specific endonuclease subunit SLX4 isoform X3, translated to MNDSELDFVDLCSKLQKRVRKKEPGRPSRKAEEQQSSSQTTRGDKRKVDKQDEDSLSGFSPTGSEVVCGGTGCDSGDAVQSSAVPPPDADLRAKDKVLLRMQEFKRASPQKMMHSNRIGPAKKDGCTLTAQDQKAGSATTIPTQTKPFLLSGGSDPRSEPPESDEALALRLQRELDREAAEAQIMHLEDGGLFFCQICHRDLSHMTPDGRTQHLNRCLDQNEQSVPSLPPPSAVPDCPICGKKFKSQKSRSAHLKRCSADMGISTAVLLQALQRQAEESRSSAVAANAHLETGGIKRKAPPEPALPARKKPRKKADRLDEDTMVALALSSSLLEQQKEQQVQSGGPHSSVTPLLTWKPDAAKGRVRKKKVAAPRPPPLLLVQDTETALARLQERVSALLLRRRAPSPPTPTRCPSKLPGWTGAAPLWRKSTLLDGGSTCPSQFYAAELQHLFATADLTKPDAALSSSSNNKPESSVPPALPSCSQTSSNSAPGTGELHVGSQAIRDLMELAEDGMTLTQYGYADKAEHLSGFIQEEESEDQAEPSDNTASSSSRAVRRTDQPEADRDAARHESVALSRLSSDLSSMVNNPQLSDLQLQVDSGEIYFAHSFMVYTRCPLLAEMVHESGFGVQEEGSAAAQRVLLSDVPGQAVLAVLRYLYTARCCIAASLRPHVLELASRFDLQELEQLCRFQPENMVAAAGDDGLDVNQEENVNNQTDRAFVELLRSMWNEEDSDGGGRSEEDRPEDEVATGDGEIGEERVNEQELEEIYEFAATQRQRVKEEEEEKDAEPEPGSDRSYSRLFSQSWGVYHDGEASSSPPLLPHEASPKHSARTLLQSSASVADEPSLNLPVPGPSPGRPAPEDRHGQGEEAAAESRARRSATPSPARRDEAELIVLSDSSEEAEADRSFTGIKPGQNPSPTESVCGSQFSPGDPVGCSPELSWLVPSTPVRSPVRSTRAASMQTDSSMCRTRLFPKVDPSPAFSPSRNTVPTSSTPLKASTERQVSPDKRRSSEAFAANRPFRDSSKHEAPLQPRSISSTLLNANPERQSTSGQMKARTCVSNSSGQSLSSSPVESSEQPGVSNTSEVTSVPDVRDSSLQQSFMDEPPIAFNDSWGLDACADGDLGGFSLKLDNTQESSSGGRPGASRPTAASSVQNPAAGPGPLTTPEVHNDLLDSEIWGSWEGDGGAGEEEDEEEEEGLPLSQRANLAARLQTPKSWKQTRRRPPGPITPMPHYSDMDTPELKNKLSR
- the slx4 gene encoding structure-specific endonuclease subunit SLX4 isoform X2, which encodes MNDSELDFVDLCSKLQKRVRKKEPGRPSRKAEEQQSSSQTTRGDKRKVDKQDEDSLSGFSPTGSEVVCGGTGCDSGDAVQSSAVPPPDADLRAKDKVLLRMQEFKRASPQKMMHSNRIGPAKKDGCTLTAQDQKAGSATTIPTQTKPFLLSGGSDPRSEPPESDEALALRLQRELDREAAEAQIMHLEDGGLFFCQICHRDLSHMTPDGRTQHLNRCLDQNEQSVPSLPPPSAVPDCPICGKKFKSQKSRSAHLKRCSADMGISTAVLLQALQRQAEESRSSAVAANAHLETGGIKRKAPPEPALPARKKPRKKADRLDEDTMVALALSSSLLEQQKEQQVQSGGPHSSVTPLLTWKPDAAKGRVRKKKVAAPRPPPLLLVQDTETALARLQERVSALLLRRRAPSPPTPTRCPSKLPGWTGAAPLWRKSTLLDGGSTCPSQFYAAELQHLFATADLTKPDAALSSSSNNKPESSVPPALPSCSQTSSNSAPGTGELHVGSQAIRDLMELAEDGMTLTQYGYADKAEHLSGFIQEEESEDQAEPSDNTASSSSRAVRRTDQPEADRDAARHESVALSRLSSDLSSMVNNPQLSDLQLQVDSGEIYFAHSFMVYTRCPLLAEMVHESGFGVQEEGSAAAQRVLLSDVPGQAVLAVLRYLYTARCCIAASLRPHVLELASRFDLQELEQLCRFQPENMVAAAGDDGLDVNQEENVNNQTDRAFVELLRSMWNEEDSDGGGRSEEDRPEDEVATGDGEIGEERVNEQELEEIYEFAATQRQRVKEEEEEKDAEPEPGSDRSYSRLFSQSWGVYHDGEASSSPPLLPHEASPKHSARTLLQSSASVADEPSLNLPVPGPSPGRPAPEDRHGQGEEAAAESRARRSATPSPARRDEAELIVLSDSSEEAEADRSFTGIKPGQNPSPTESVCGSQFSPGDPVGCSPELSWLVPSTPVRSPVRSTRAASMQTDSSMCRTRLFPKVDPSPAFSPSRNTVPTSSTPLKASTERQVSPDKRRSSEAFAANRPFRDSSKHEAPLQPRSISSTLLNANPERQSTSGQMKARTCVSNSSGQSLSSSPVESSEQPGVSNTSEVTSVPDVRDSSLQQSFMDEPPIAFNDSWGLDACADGDLGGFSLKLDNTQESSSGGRPGASRPTAASSVQNPAAGPGPLTTPEVHNDLLDSEIWGSWEGDGGAGEEEDEEEEEGLPLSQRANLAARLQTPKSWKQTRRRPPGPITPMPHYSDMDTPELKNKLSSFGVRPLPKRQMVLKLKEIHQYTHQLTSSEEEEEEEEAPLGRAVSCARFKEPMAAAPAAAASPVKTDQEEAGDPLSASQGSNASSTAASDELERSNPELVLSSDGDSDSDVSSSQAASRLQDRLQAVRSFILSESDLYSRILQYQPLVLSQLQQQLKAAGIRLGAAKLVDYLDSQCITFTTAKPGHHAAGRRRGAWTGRGTGGGGRKNGALKR
- the slx4 gene encoding structure-specific endonuclease subunit SLX4 isoform X1; its protein translation is MNDSELDFVDLCSKLQKRVRKKEPGRPSRKAEEQQSSSQTTRGDKRKVDKQDEDSLSGFSPTGSEVVCGGTGCDSGDAVQSSAVPPPDADLRAKDKVLLRMQEFKRASPQKMMHSNRIGPAKKDGCTLTAQDQKAGSATTIPTQTKPFLLSGGSDPRSEPPESDEALALRLQRELDREAAEAQIMHLEDGGLFFCQICHRDLSHMTPDGRTQHLNRCLDQNEQSVPSLPPPSAVPDCPICGKKFKSQKSRSAHLKRCSADMGISTAVLLQALQRQAEESRSSAVAANAHLETGGIKRKAPPEPALPARKKPRKKADRLDEDTMVALALSSSLLEQQKEQQVQSGGPHSSVTPLLTWKPDAAKGRVRKKKVAAPRPPPLLLVQDTETALARLQERVSALLLRRRAPSPPTPTRCPSKLPGWTGAAPLWRKSTLLDGGSTCPSQFYAAELQHLFATADLTKPDAALSSSSNNKPESSVPPALPSCSQTSSNSAPGTGELHVGSQAIRDLMELAEDGMTLTQYGYADKAEHLSGFIQEEESEDQAEPSDNTASSSSRAVRRTDQPEADRDAARHESVALSRLSSDLSSMVNNPQLSDLQLQVDSGEIYFAHSFMVYTRCPLLAEMVHESGFGVQEEGSAAAQRVLLSDVPGQAVLAVLRYLYTARCCIAASLRPHVLELASRFDLQELEQLCRFQPENMVAAAGDDGLDVNQEENVNNQTDRAFVELLRSMWNEEDSDGGGRSEEDRPEDEVATGDGEIGEERVNEQELEEIYEFAATQRQRVKEEEEEKDAEPEPGSDRSYSRLFSQSWGVYHDGEASSSPPLLPHEASPKHSARTLLQSSASVADEPSLNLPVPGPSPGRPAPEDRHGQGEEAAAESRARRSATPSPARRDEAELIVLSDSSEEAEADRSFTGIKPGQNPSPTESVCGSQFSPGDPVGCSPELSWLVPSTPVRSPVRSTRAASMQTDSSMCRTRLFPKVDPSPAFSPSRNTVPTSSTPLKASTERQVSPDKRRSSEAFAANRPFRDSSKHEAPLQPRSISSTLLNANPERQSTSGQMKARTCVSNSSGQSLSSSPVESSEQPGVSNTSEVTSVPDVRDSSLQQSFMDEPPIAFNDSWGLDACADGDLGGFSLKLDNTQESSSGGRPGASRPTAASSVQNPAAGPGPLTTPEVHNDLLDSEIWGSWEGDGGAGEEEDEEEEEGLPLSQRANLAARLQTPKSWKQTRRRPPGPITPMPHYSDMDTPELKNKLSSFGVRPLPKRQMVLKLKEIHQYTHQLTSSEEEEEEEEAPLGRAVSCARFKEPMAAAPAAAASPVKTDQEEAGDPLSASQGSNASSTAASDELESRSNPELVLSSDGDSDSDVSSSQAASRLQDRLQAVRSFILSESDLYSRILQYQPLVLSQLQQQLKAAGIRLGAAKLVDYLDSQCITFTTAKPGHHAAGRRRGAWTGRGTGGGGRKNGALKR